From Dendropsophus ebraccatus isolate aDenEbr1 chromosome 2, aDenEbr1.pat, whole genome shotgun sequence, a single genomic window includes:
- the TIMM21 gene encoding mitochondrial import inner membrane translocase subunit Tim21: protein MSLCLYVCRAAGRRQPLLYCPPACWGRSYRPVLGSLSLQPLSGRAPSIGRCWVQPISTGCPLSQVREQNQRSSLQAKAEGAPPLTAAEKVKRAGADFTYLIVALIGAGITGGLLYVVFSELFSSSSPSKLYGNAFEKCRRHPEVIGAFGEPIKAFGEATRRGRRQHVASTEYLKDGLKCMRLKFYISGSEPRLQGVVHVDVKENPQSKKCEFQYIIVEVDTIPRRSIIVEDNRFNE, encoded by the exons ATGAGTCTGTGCCTGTATGTGTGCCGGGCGGCGGGGAGGAGGCAGCCGCTGCTGTACTGCCCGCCAGCCTGCTGGGGGCGCAGCTACCGCCCTGTGCTTGGCAGCCTGTCCTTACAGCCCCTCAGCGGGAGAGCTCCCTCCATCGGCCGCTGCTGGGTGCAGCCCATCTCCACAGGCTGCCCCTTATCCCAGGTGCGGGAGCAGAACCAGCGCAGCTCTCTGCAGGCCAAGGCCGAAGGCGCCCCTCCACTGACCGCGGCCGAGAAAG TGAAACGGGCAGGAGCAGACTTTACCTATTTGATTGTGGCTCTCATCGGAGCTGGGATTACAG GGGGACTCTTATATGTGGTGTTCTCTGAACTGTTCTCTTCTTCAAGCCCCAGTAAATTATATggaaatgcctttgaaaagtgcCGACGCCACCCTGAG GTTATTGGAGCTTTTGGCGAGCCTATCAAGGCATTTGGAGAGGCCACAAGGCGTGGAAGAAGACAGCATGTTGC CTCCACTGAGTACTTAAAGGATGGCTTGAAGTGTATGAGGTTGAAGTTTTACATCTCGGGTTCAGAGCCAAGATTGCAAGGTGTCGTGCATGTTGATGTAAAAGAG AACCCacagagcaagaagtgtgaatTTCAGTATATAATTGTTGAAGTCGACACTATTCCACGCAGAAGCATTATTGTAGAGGATAATCGGTTCAATGAATAA